In Peromyscus eremicus chromosome X, PerEre_H2_v1, whole genome shotgun sequence, the sequence GGCTGTCTGCCAACAGAAGGTCAAAGAATCCAGCAATAGTTCAGTCAACAAGGCTGAGTATCCcagttggtcttcagtatatgttggAATCATGAAGAGTGTAAGTTCTTATAGCAGTGAAGGAATGGGCTTTATAGTGAGAATGAGaacaagaagtaaaaaaaaaacaaatatgaacATGCAAATTTGTGGTCCATATTAAAGGTCAATCTTATCATCTTGAAAGATATGTAGTAAAGGTGAATATTCCCACGTGGAAGATCTGGACTATAAGTAGGTCTTTGCATTTCAGAggatataattaagaaaaaaaaatccctcccatGTGTGCCCAGTAATtagagttttagttaattccagatattaTCAAGTAGACAATCAAGAATAGTTTTTGGCTATTTGATGCGTCACTTAATAAGAAATCAATTTTAAAGACTTCACTCTGACATTTCATGGGTCCCCATTGGAACCCATTTGTTGCCCATGACCAACCACATAGCACTTGTAGTCATGGAAACATAAGAATGCGTATAATTCACTTAAGTTTGGCAGTCAGTAACACTTGAATTTCCTAGAAGAGAGATAAAAAGgtaagaattttatattttccatgTTGTTTTCATTAATCAGCTTCAAGATCTTAAGACATAAGATGCCAAAGAAGGTCTCTGACATATTGATTAGGGTATTTTTGTACATGTTTTCCATTTGAGTAAATCCTTCTGAACATCATAAGTGACAGGAAGACCCAAGGGAATAATAACTCTCCAGTGTTTACACTGCCCATTTATCTGTGTACCTCACTGAAGTTTGTGAATGGGAATTAGTGTCTCTGGTATTTCCCTatgtataaaatgagaataacaaTTGTCTGGGTATCATTCAAGGGTCACTAATATCCTGAAGTGTTTAACATAGGTCCTAATTAAGTAAAACATGTGCTGTGAATTCAAAAGTTTCTGAGAGCCCAACCATCAACAAGGCGTTGTTCTGAGCAGAAACATGTGCCTAACAGGACTTCTTTTACTCAGGTGCTTCACCACTTCATGTGACTCCCTCTCTAATTAGTATTTCCTGTGAATTAGAAGAAGACTTGTGATATTGTCATCTTCCAAATGGATCACTTCGCCCCTAACACAAAAAGGTAAAAACATAACATATGCTACATGAAGGATTTCTACTTGTTTCTTTACAAAACACTTGTGTCTACTCTTGGGGGTTCAGACAAGGGCAGTACCACATCCTGCCAAGCTAGCTCATTTGGCACAAAATCATTCTCCCTCCTGCTTTCATTTTTGCTTTGACGCATACTGCTCCTGCAGTCACTGCCTCAGATCTCTCTTGGCAAGAAAGAGCTCATGGTGATACCCAAGCCACCATCAATTGCAAACTGATCTTGTTGATGTAATTTCCCAAGCAGTAAGTCTACAATCTTCACCATTTTAAGAAGCACATTCCATAGGAGATTATGGAACAGCAGGTAGCTCGTGGATAATGCTTTCCGGCAAGGAGATTCCATTTATAAGACCCTTAGTAAAAGGTGAAAGATTTATAccatctgaagagaaacagggagtccagttgaagagagagatgagggattatatgagcaagggggggttAATataatggggaaatctacagctacaactgaaccaagctcctggaaactcatgaactttagactgacagctgtgaagcctgcatgggaccagactaggcactctgcatacaggacacagttgtgtagcttggtttgtctgaggggcccctgacagtggaatcaggatccctggtgcctgagctggctttttggggcCCATTATTTATGGTgggatgtcttgctcagccttgatgcaggggggagtgGCTTGGTactgccccaactgaatgtaccaggctttgctgacacaCCACGGGAGGCCTTAcatttttggaggaggagatgaagggtgggttgggggggggaaggcttagggggagcaggagaaaggatgagagggggatctgtggttggtatgtaaaatgaattaaaaaattttctttaataaaaaatacacaaaaaataccTTAACCTTCTGCATGTGCAATGGCAATGACATATGCACATACTGGAATCACTGAAGGACAttgcttctttccttttgttgAATAACTCTTCAGGACCACTCATCAtgattttctcattttccttattGCTACACTCAAAGATCTGAGTTTAGAGAAGATGCAAATAAGTTCCTTCAAAGTGTTAATGTGAAGTGTAAGTTTTGTGTCAAAGATGACATTGGCTCAACCAAAATACCTCAGGATACTTTATATGTTGCACCCAAATGAAGTCAATATTCTCAAAGTGCAATATTGAATATATTAGCAGATACAAAAATTTGCATATCCATGATTCCTCATCTTCTACATACATATTATAGTTTTGTGGTTATGGAAAATGAACTCAGCACCTCACACATACTGGATAATGAGTAATCTACCAAAAGCTATATCTACATCCAGTTACACAAAGAAGTTAAAGTTTGTGTTCATGCTGGttttaattacaaaatattaCACATACCTTTCTATAGAATTGAATACCATTTaggaaaatatgtaaagaattatGACAGTATCTGTTCTAACACTCTTGATCTACTTAGCATTccttttttgttcatcttttatgTTCATATATCTTTGGAtattgaaagaagtcaggtaTACAATCCAGAGGTAAAGGCAGACAAACCtgagatttcaaggccagcctggcatacagagtgaggtccaaaacagccagacctgttacacagaaaaaccttgtctcaaaaataaataaataagtaaataagtaaataaataaataaataaataagtaaataagtaagtaagtaaataaataaataaataaataaataaataaataaataaataaataaataaataagtaaaaagaagtcAGATATGTTTTGGTTTGACATAAATGGGCATACCATCTGTatcattttcctttttgcttctttcttctcAAGGGTTATACACATTAAAATGCTTGTGTAAGGATCATGCAACAATCCACTACAATAACTTGAGCATTCTTCTCCCCAGAACACTCATTAAAGTTATTTACAATTGTTCTGTTATGCAAAGAGGAGTGCAGTTAGAATTACCTTAAATGACACTGAAAACTAGTATTTCACCTTTAACTCCAAGTATTGAAATTCCAAGTCAACAAACAGGAATATAGCAGCACTTGAAGGATATTGTGAAATTATTGTCCAAAACATCTTACAATGGGAACTCCTGCCACAGTCATAGATTTAAAGGCTTCTTATACATAAGTACAACATTGAGACAGCAAGGGCAAGGTATGAGTATTTAGTACTCTGTAAACCATGATTCATTCACTCTGTTTATCACTCTGCATTTGTGTTTCTGGATTTACTCTATACTTGTTCAATCTTATCTACAGATTTTCACGGGTGAAGGAATGGATCTTCAGACTGACTGGCTTCCTTTGCAGCCTCTTGTCGTTGGGGTTTGGAATAATCCTCCAAAGCAGCCGATACTGGCGCCTCTGGGAATTTGACGACAAGGTTGTTCAGCTTGTGTACATCGGACACTGGGGAGCTTATTACCATCAGGAGTTTAACATCTCTGGTTCTGTGACCAGGATTCTGGTGCACAGCCCTGTCAACTCGACCTGGACCATTTCACCTGAATTTAGATGTGCACAGATCCTGATCTTACTGGCTATGTTTATAAAACCCGTGGTGGTGATTTTTAGCTCAGCGGCTATTAGGGTTAGCATTATCAGAGCCTCAGTCCCTGAGATTCAGATACTCTGCTACAAGTGTTGTGTCTTAATTCTGCTTCTCAGCAGCCTTTGCACAACTCTTTCTGTGACCTGGAACCATGTAGTAGATCTTTATGGTGAGACCACTCTTGATTTTCCACCCACCTTTCCTGTTAGGAAAGAAGACCTGATCAAAAAACACTACACTCATGTGTTCCCCATAGGGGTCCTGACAGCCACCCTGTCACTCTTTGCTATGATTATGTTCCTCTTTGAGATCAGGTCATTGAAATTACAGAGTAACCTGAATGCCCAGGGTACTTCCAAGCACGCCAATCAAAATGCCTGAAGTATGAGCTCTGGTGTTTGCAAAATGTGCCAGAAGACTCCTTGCTCAAATTTACTAACATTACACAATATTCTTGTAGTATTCtactcatttaaaataaaatattcctttgATTATCAGGCTGTGTCTGAAGCTTGTATCTTCCTCTATCTGTCTAATGTCTTCCCTTCCTTAAAGGTGTTCACATCCTAAGCTCTGCATGCAAAGATGATGTGTTCAGATAGTGCCAACTCCTTATGGCAGACAAATGTGTTGGTGAAATGAAACTGGCATAAATCAAAAGACCAACCCTAAGGTGAGTGGTTTGTTATTAAAGTGAAATACAACACAAGGAATTAAGTATGTGTCAGGGTGGAGACCTTTAAGCATTAATGTATATTAAAGAAACACTTTTAAGCCCAAATATATACTGCCTCTGAAGTCTTTCCCATGATGGGACTATCTGAAATTCGCAGGCACCTGCAGTCTACTCTGCTAGGTAAAGGGATCACTGTGTGGAACAACTTGGTTGGATATGGGCATGATTCAGCTGTGTGGAAGATCTCTGAGGGTTAGAGGATTCTACTGAATATGGTTAAGCCACTAATAATGCCCTGAACCCACTCCATCCCAAAGAAGAACCTCTTTGGTGCTCTCACTGAAACAATGAAATGCCATCTCCAAACTGGAGAAATGGGGGAGGGAGCTGGTTTCTGGAAAATAGTGTCTATATTTCCAAGGAGAGCTTCTGAATCATTATGTCTTCTCTGGGTTTAATCAGAAAACAGTGTTTCCCTAATGGGCAGCTCAACCCCTGGACGTAGTGACTACAGCCAGTGTTCCACTGAATAGCTTTATTTTTACTTGGTCCTCTCCCTTTGGTCCCTTCTTCCAGAATGATGTGTATGATGAGACTTTggtagaagaagaagagaaaggaccaATTAAGGTTCCTAATGAGAAAGACAAGGTAGACATCTATGTAAACTAACTGAGGTAGCCGTGCTCGTCAATTTGTCAGTGGTACAAATTGTTGCTGCATGCTaatgttctttttaatttattattcattttacataccgaccacatatctccctttcatccctcctcctgctcctcccacccctcttcccattctccaacagggtaagttctcctatgaagggacagctaagcctggtatattcagttgagacaggaccaagcccctccccagcttttgaagggtgagcaaggtgtctgaccataggtaatgggattcaaaaagccagctcatgcacctgggatagatcctgatcatactGCCAGGAGCCCTtcaaacagactaagctacacaactgtctcccatatgcagagggtctagtctggtcccatgcaggttccacagctgtaggtctaaagttcatgagtttctttGAGCTTGGgtcaattgtctctgtagatttcccccatcgtgatcttgataccccttgctcatataatccccttccctcttttccactggactcccagagctcggcctggtgcttagttgtgaatctctgcacctgcttccatcagttactggatgaaagttctatgataacagttagggtattcatcaatctgattactggggtaagccagttcaggcaccctcaccactattgctagtagtctaatctgggctTGTCCTTGTGGTCCTGGGAATTCCCCTAGAAAcaagtttctcccttaccccataatgtctccctctatcaagatctctatttcattgctctccaactccatccctcccctagttcgaccatcctgtttcctcatgttcccaacccccatcccctcccctctatttccTCTCCATCCCCAGTTTTCTCATCAAGatttcctctgtttcccctttccaATGTGATCCATACATCattcttagggttctccttgtttccTAACTTCGCTGGAGGCATGGGTTTTAGTATgaatattctttgctttacatctactatccacttatgagtgactacatGCTATGCTTCTCTTTCTGAgtttggattacctcactcaggatgatactttctagtttcatgcatttgcctacaaatttcatgatgtcatagtttttttttttttttttacagctgagtaatactctattgtgtgaatgtaccatattttatctATCCACTATTTCCTTgaggggaatctaggttgtttccagtttctgcttattacaaataatgctgctatgaacatagttgagcaagtgtccctgtggtatgcttgagcatcccttgagtatgcctaagagtggtatcattgggtcttgaagtagactgattcctaattttctgagaaacttccatactgatttccaaagtggctgtacaagtttggacTCCcacaacagtggaggagtgtcaCACTTGTTCCACAttctctctaacataagctgtcgtcagtgtttttgaccttagccattctgacaggtgtaagatggtatctcagagtcattttgatttgcatttccctgatgactaaggatgtccagcaattccttaaatgtctttcagccatttgagattcttctgctgagaattctctgtttagctctgtagccaattttttaattggattgtttgttattttgctatttaatttcttgagttctttatatattttggagatcagccctctgtcagatgtggggttggtaaagatcttttcccactctgtaggctgtcgttttgtcttatttactgtgtattttgctttatagaagcttctcagtttcaggaggtcccctgtattaattgttgctctcgaTGTCTAtgctactgttgttatatttaggaagtggtctcctatgtcAATGTTATCTAGGCTACTTCCTTTCTATTCTATCAAgatcagtgtatctggatttatgtttaggtctttgatccacttggacttgagttttgtgcatggtgttagatacggatctatttgcaatcttctacatgttgacatccagttatgccagcactatttgttgaagatgctttcttttttccattgtacagttttggcttctttgtcaaaaatcatatgttcatgtgtatggatTAATATCAGAagcttcaattcaattccattggtccacatgtctgtttttatgccaataccaagctgtttttattactag encodes:
- the LOC131899157 gene encoding uncharacterized protein LOC131899157 is translated as MDHFAPNTKRFSRVKEWIFRLTGFLCSLLSLGFGIILQSSRYWRLWEFDDKVVQLVYIGHWGAYYHQEFNISGSVTRILVHSPVNSTWTISPEFRCAQILILLAMFIKPVVVIFSSAAIRVSIIRASVPEIQILCYKCCVLILLLSSLCTTLSVTWNHVVDLYGETTLDFPPTFPVRKEDLIKKHYTHVFPIGVLTATLSLFAMIMFLFEIRSLKLQSNLNAQGTSKHANQNA